In Pseudomonas fakonensis, one DNA window encodes the following:
- a CDS encoding class I adenylate cyclase, with protein MNHPHEIRPDIDQGIDRKELSRLRARFLKLNQGRLARAMEGLSSRQQQVLTLLPLLFHVNHPLLPGYVSGSTPAGVSGFEPDADLLAEAQRLARSFTHKPRLGNLPQPIHGLFLMGSLGTLAQAEQSDMDLWVCHAPDLGEQALAELRRKCQLLESWAASLGAEAHFFLIEPQGFVQGERDSQLSSDDCGTTQHYLLLDEFYRTALWLAGRTPLWWLVPVYQEHNYRAYTQTLLSKRFIRARDDLDLGHLAHIPPGEYVGAGLWQLFKGLDSPYKSLLKLLLTEVYASEHPAVRCLSLAYKQAVFANRLDLDELDPYVMVYRRIEQYLQQRGEHTRLELVRRSLYLKVNKKLSGLGRARSDGWQRRLLACLAAEWGWDERQLALLDSRSQWKVRQVAVERRELVAELNHSYRFLTQFAKRQNADSRADQRDLNVLGRRLYAAFERRAGKIEVINPGIAPDMAEDTLTLVQSPNRKEPGTFLWGLYNGSLGVHEWEHFSPLKRCRELIELLTWAHRNGVIDSSTRIALHPGASDLNDFELFNLLGSLQQAIPLPLEPVSEVRLLQPSVADEILLLVNVAVDPLRHHRDLNILMTTERTDSLSYAGVRENLVLTLDQVTLNSWNEVLVQRYDGEHALVRCLRDFLNSLGQRSHRPRVRVRCYCHNRAQAIGQRVEEIFDTAQLLLDQGLNHRYLLQVAQHTHVLELLAGQVTLATHDNHDAVLVALGEERNSYSPLHLDGNALQDHDLPMVLEQGQPGCIQVFYRLLDGWADLYVLDEHNALWQQRLPMQDEQHLLLPLQRFLQSTVMRRDAHLPLDSLPQAALEIVYQQLLPSGIGKARSLEPRPVPQESPSQPYYEVQAIVQSGAGGAVHVTLYCDQQEYSELEHGDQLYTVVARQILRQRRSAGNYRCYITDVDLSELLGDEPGSTSLCLRYKRELEQALNDGLEQELQAPTRSL; from the coding sequence ATGAACCACCCCCACGAAATCCGCCCCGATATCGACCAGGGTATCGACCGCAAGGAGCTGTCGCGCCTGCGCGCGCGCTTTCTCAAGCTCAACCAGGGGCGGCTGGCGCGGGCGATGGAGGGGCTGTCCAGCCGCCAGCAACAGGTACTGACACTGTTGCCGCTGCTGTTTCACGTCAACCACCCGCTGCTGCCAGGCTATGTGTCTGGCAGCACGCCGGCCGGTGTGTCGGGCTTCGAGCCGGACGCCGACCTGCTGGCAGAGGCCCAGCGCCTGGCCCGCTCGTTCACCCACAAACCACGCTTGGGCAACCTGCCGCAGCCGATTCACGGCCTGTTCCTGATGGGCAGCCTGGGGACCCTGGCCCAGGCCGAACAAAGCGACATGGACCTGTGGGTATGCCACGCGCCAGACCTCGGCGAGCAGGCACTGGCGGAGCTGCGGCGCAAATGCCAGCTACTGGAGAGCTGGGCGGCCAGCCTGGGCGCCGAGGCGCACTTCTTCCTGATCGAACCGCAAGGCTTCGTGCAGGGCGAACGGGACAGCCAGCTCAGTTCCGACGACTGCGGCACCACCCAGCACTATCTGCTGCTGGACGAGTTCTACCGCACCGCACTGTGGCTGGCCGGGCGAACGCCGCTGTGGTGGCTGGTGCCGGTGTACCAGGAGCACAACTACCGCGCCTACACCCAGACCCTGCTGTCCAAGCGCTTCATCCGCGCACGCGACGACCTTGACCTCGGCCACCTGGCGCACATCCCGCCAGGGGAATACGTAGGTGCCGGGCTGTGGCAGCTGTTCAAGGGGCTCGACTCGCCCTACAAGTCGTTGCTCAAGCTGCTGCTGACCGAGGTCTACGCCAGCGAGCACCCTGCCGTGCGCTGTCTGAGCCTGGCCTACAAACAGGCGGTGTTCGCCAACCGCCTGGACCTGGACGAACTGGACCCTTACGTGATGGTTTACCGGCGCATCGAGCAGTACCTGCAACAGCGCGGCGAGCACACCCGCCTGGAGCTGGTGCGGCGCAGCCTGTACCTGAAGGTGAACAAGAAGCTCAGCGGCCTGGGCCGGGCCCGCAGCGATGGCTGGCAGCGCCGCCTGCTGGCGTGTCTGGCCGCAGAATGGGGCTGGGACGAGCGCCAGCTGGCCTTGCTGGACAGCCGCAGCCAATGGAAGGTGCGCCAAGTGGCGGTCGAGCGCCGCGAGCTGGTGGCCGAGCTGAACCACAGCTACCGCTTCCTCACCCAGTTCGCCAAGCGCCAGAACGCCGACAGCCGCGCCGACCAGCGCGACCTCAACGTGCTGGGCCGGCGGCTGTATGCGGCCTTCGAGCGCCGCGCCGGCAAGATCGAAGTGATCAACCCCGGCATCGCCCCGGACATGGCCGAAGACACCCTGACCCTGGTGCAGTCACCCAACCGCAAGGAACCCGGCACCTTCCTTTGGGGCCTGTACAACGGCAGCCTGGGGGTGCACGAGTGGGAGCACTTCAGCCCACTCAAGCGCTGCCGCGAACTGATCGAGCTGCTGACCTGGGCTCATCGCAATGGCGTCATCGACAGCAGCACGCGTATCGCCCTGCACCCAGGCGCCAGCGACCTCAACGACTTCGAGCTGTTCAACCTGCTCGGCAGCCTGCAGCAGGCCATCCCGCTGCCGCTGGAGCCGGTCAGCGAGGTTCGCCTGCTGCAACCGAGCGTGGCCGACGAAATCCTGCTGCTGGTGAACGTGGCGGTGGACCCGCTGCGCCACCACCGCGACTTGAACATCCTGATGACCACCGAGCGCACCGATTCGTTGAGCTACGCCGGGGTGCGCGAAAACCTTGTGCTGACCCTGGACCAGGTCACCCTCAACAGCTGGAACGAAGTGCTGGTGCAGCGCTACGACGGCGAGCATGCGCTGGTACGTTGCCTGCGCGACTTCCTCAACAGCCTGGGCCAGCGCAGCCACCGCCCGCGGGTACGGGTGCGCTGCTACTGCCACAACCGCGCCCAGGCCATCGGCCAACGGGTCGAGGAAATCTTCGACACAGCGCAACTGCTGCTCGACCAGGGCTTGAACCACCGCTACCTGCTGCAGGTCGCCCAGCACACCCACGTGCTCGAACTGCTGGCCGGGCAGGTGACGCTGGCCACCCACGACAACCACGACGCCGTGCTGGTGGCCTTGGGCGAGGAGCGCAACAGCTACAGCCCGCTGCACCTGGACGGCAATGCCCTGCAGGACCACGACCTGCCGATGGTGCTGGAGCAGGGTCAGCCCGGTTGCATCCAGGTGTTCTACCGCCTGCTCGACGGCTGGGCCGACCTGTATGTGCTCGACGAGCACAATGCGCTGTGGCAACAGCGCCTGCCGATGCAGGACGAGCAGCACCTGCTGCTGCCGTTGCAGCGCTTCTTGCAGTCGACGGTGATGCGCCGCGACGCCCATCTGCCGCTGGACAGCCTGCCGCAGGCAGCGCTGGAAATCGTCTACCAGCAGCTACTGCCCAGTGGCATCGGCAAGGCGCGCAGCCTGGAGCCGCGCCCGGTGCCACAGGAGAGCCCCAGCCAGCCTTACTATGAGGTGCAGGCGATTGTGCAGAGCGGTGCCGGTGGCGCGGTACACGTCACGCTGTACTGCGACCAGCAGGAGTACTCGGAGCTGGAGCATGGCGACCAGCTGTACACCGTGGTCGCCCGGCAGATCCTGCGCCAGCGGCGCAGTGCCGGTAATTACCGCTGCTACATCACCGACGTCGACCTGTCCGAGCTGCTGGGCGACGAGCCTGGCTCGACCAGCCTGTGCCTGCGCTACAAGCGTGAGCTGGAGCAGGCGTTGAATGATGGGCTGGAACAGGAGCTTCAAGCCCCGACACGATCCCTGTAG
- a CDS encoding TIGR02647 family protein: MSFTPELIAELEVLALFNLDSSQEGIKIHANASPTLVAAAKRLHDKQLTDQPDGGYLTSLGHDAVESVQLLLNVLKSPQPA, translated from the coding sequence ATGTCCTTCACCCCCGAGCTGATCGCCGAACTGGAAGTCCTTGCCCTGTTCAACCTGGACAGCAGCCAGGAAGGCATCAAGATTCACGCCAACGCCTCCCCCACGCTGGTCGCTGCGGCCAAGCGCCTGCACGACAAGCAACTGACCGACCAACCCGATGGCGGCTACCTGACCAGCCTGGGGCATGACGCGGTTGAAAGTGTGCAACTGCTGTTGAACGTCCTCAAGTCGCCACAGCCTGCCTGA
- a CDS encoding LytR/AlgR family response regulator transcription factor: MNVLIVDDEPQARERLSRMLGELEGYTVMEPSATNGEEALALIESLKPDVVLLDIGMPGLDGLQVAARLCEREAPPAVVFCTGDDEYGSQAFRDSTLSHVDKPIQPQALRDALRRAEKPSRTQLAALTRPAGDTGGGPRSHISARTRKGIELIPLPQVIYFIADHKYVTLRHEAGEVLLDEPLKALEDEFGERFVRIHRNALVARERIERLQRTPLGHFQLYLKGLDGDALTVSRRHVAGVRKMMQTL, encoded by the coding sequence ATGAATGTCCTGATCGTTGATGACGAACCCCAAGCCCGCGAACGCCTGAGCCGGATGCTCGGCGAGCTGGAGGGCTACACCGTGATGGAGCCCAGCGCCACCAACGGCGAAGAAGCCCTGGCGCTGATCGAAAGCCTCAAGCCCGACGTGGTGCTGCTGGACATCGGCATGCCGGGGCTCGATGGCCTTCAGGTCGCTGCCCGGCTGTGCGAGCGCGAGGCGCCACCGGCGGTGGTGTTTTGCACCGGTGATGATGAATACGGCAGCCAGGCCTTTCGCGACAGCACCCTGAGCCATGTCGACAAGCCAATCCAGCCCCAGGCCCTGCGCGATGCCCTGCGCCGCGCCGAAAAACCCAGCCGCACCCAACTGGCGGCCTTGACCCGGCCGGCCGGCGACACCGGCGGTGGCCCGCGCAGCCATATCAGCGCCCGCACCCGCAAGGGCATCGAGCTGATCCCCCTGCCGCAAGTGATCTACTTCATCGCCGACCACAAGTACGTGACCCTTCGCCACGAGGCCGGCGAGGTGTTGCTGGACGAGCCGCTCAAGGCCCTGGAAGACGAGTTCGGCGAGCGCTTCGTGCGCATCCACCGCAACGCCCTGGTCGCCCGCGAACGCATCGAGCGCCTGCAGCGCACCCCGCTTGGGCACTTCCAGCTTTATCTGAAGGGGTTGGATGGCGATGCCCTGACCGTCAGTCGCCGCCACGTGGCCGGTGTGCGCAAGATGATGCAGACGCTCTGA
- the argH gene encoding argininosuccinate lyase, translating into MSTDKTNQSWGGRFSEPVDAFVARFTASVDFDKRLYRHDIMGSIAHATMLAQVGVLSDAERDTIIDGLKTIQGEIEAGTFDWRVDLEDVHMNIEARLTDRIGITGKKLHTGRSRNDQVATDIRLWLRDEIDLILAEITRLQQGLLEQAEREAETIMPGFTHLQTAQPVTFGHHLLAWFEMLSRDYERLVDCRKRANRMPLGSAALAGTTYPIDRELTCKLLGFEAVGGNSLDSVSDRDFAIEFCAAASIAMMHLSRFSEELVLWTSAQFQFIDLPDRFCTGSSIMPQKKNPDVPELVRGKSGRVFGALTGLLTLMKGQPLAYNKDNQEDKEPLFDAADTLRDSLRAFADMIPAIKPKHAIMREAALRGFSTATDLADYLVRRGLPFRDCHEIVGHAVKYGVDTGKDLAEMSLDELRQFSDQIEQDVFAVLTLEGSVNARNHIGGTAPAQVRAAVVRGKALLASR; encoded by the coding sequence ATGAGCACCGACAAGACCAATCAGTCCTGGGGCGGCCGTTTCAGTGAGCCCGTCGACGCCTTCGTCGCCCGTTTCACCGCCTCGGTCGACTTCGACAAGCGCCTGTACCGCCACGACATCATGGGTTCGATCGCCCACGCCACCATGCTGGCGCAGGTCGGCGTACTCAGCGACGCCGAGCGCGACACCATCATCGATGGCCTGAAGACCATCCAGGGCGAAATCGAGGCCGGCACCTTCGACTGGCGCGTCGACCTCGAAGACGTACACATGAACATCGAGGCGCGCCTCACCGACCGCATCGGCATCACCGGCAAGAAGCTGCACACCGGCCGCAGCCGCAACGACCAGGTGGCCACCGACATCCGCCTGTGGCTGCGCGACGAAATCGACCTGATCCTGGCCGAAATCACCCGCCTGCAACAGGGCCTGCTGGAGCAGGCCGAGCGTGAAGCCGAAACCATCATGCCCGGCTTCACCCACCTGCAGACCGCCCAGCCGGTCACCTTCGGCCACCACCTGCTGGCCTGGTTCGAAATGCTCAGCCGCGACTACGAGCGCCTGGTCGACTGCCGCAAGCGCGCCAACCGCATGCCCCTGGGCAGCGCCGCGCTGGCCGGCACCACCTACCCGATCGACCGCGAGCTCACCTGCAAGCTGCTGGGCTTCGAGGCCGTGGGCGGCAACTCGCTGGACAGCGTCTCGGACCGTGACTTCGCCATCGAATTCTGCGCCGCCGCCAGCATCGCCATGATGCACCTGTCGCGCTTCTCCGAAGAGCTGGTGCTGTGGACCAGCGCGCAGTTCCAGTTCATCGACCTGCCCGACCGTTTCTGCACCGGCAGCTCGATCATGCCGCAGAAGAAAAACCCCGACGTACCGGAGCTGGTGCGCGGCAAGAGCGGCCGCGTGTTCGGCGCCCTGACCGGCCTGCTGACCCTGATGAAAGGCCAGCCGCTGGCCTACAACAAGGACAACCAGGAAGACAAGGAGCCGCTGTTCGACGCCGCCGACACCCTGCGCGACTCGCTGCGCGCCTTCGCCGACATGATCCCGGCGATCAAGCCCAAGCACGCCATCATGCGCGAAGCGGCCCTGCGCGGCTTCTCCACCGCCACCGACCTTGCCGACTACCTGGTGCGCCGTGGCCTGCCGTTCCGTGACTGCCACGAGATCGTCGGCCATGCGGTGAAGTACGGCGTCGACACCGGCAAGGACCTGGCCGAGATGAGCCTGGACGAACTGCGCCAGTTCAGCGACCAGATCGAGCAGGACGTATTCGCCGTGCTGACCCTGGAAGGCTCGGTGAATGCCCGTAACCACATCGGTGGTACTGCACCTGCGCAGGTGCGGGCTGCTGTAGTGCGCGGCAAAGCGCTGTTGGCCTCGCGCTAA
- the rnk gene encoding nucleoside diphosphate kinase regulator: protein MSTKPSLTLTRLDVQRLERLLDSLDESTPGVLALQDELDRAEQVVGHEEVPAGVVTMNSRVHCREIASGKDYHLTLVYPKDAGPEGNVSILAPIGCALLGLSVGDQIDWPAPGGKTLKLELLAVEYQPEAAGDFDL from the coding sequence ATGAGCACCAAGCCTTCCCTCACCCTCACCCGCCTGGATGTCCAGCGTCTCGAGCGCCTGCTCGACAGCCTCGATGAAAGCACCCCAGGTGTGCTCGCCCTGCAGGACGAGCTGGACCGCGCCGAGCAGGTGGTCGGGCATGAAGAGGTGCCGGCGGGTGTGGTGACCATGAATTCGCGGGTGCACTGCCGCGAGATCGCCAGCGGCAAGGATTACCACCTGACCCTGGTGTACCCGAAAGACGCCGGCCCCGAGGGCAATGTGTCGATCCTTGCGCCGATCGGCTGCGCACTGCTGGGGCTGTCGGTGGGTGACCAGATCGACTGGCCGGCGCCGGGTGGCAAGACCCTGAAGCTCGAGCTGCTGGCGGTCGAGTATCAGCCTGAAGCCGCTGGCGATTTCGACCTCTGA
- the cyaY gene encoding iron donor protein CyaY codes for MSLSEARFHDLVDATQQALEDLFDESGMDLDMENSAGVLTVKFEGGAQLIFSRQEPLRQLWLADRSGGFHFDYDEESGKWVCEKSEELLGEMLERIVWERAGEKLDFDEI; via the coding sequence ATGAGTTTGAGCGAAGCGCGTTTCCATGACCTGGTCGATGCGACCCAACAGGCGCTGGAAGACCTGTTCGACGAGAGCGGCATGGACCTGGACATGGAGAACTCCGCCGGGGTGCTGACCGTCAAGTTCGAAGGCGGCGCCCAACTGATCTTCAGCCGCCAGGAGCCGCTGCGCCAGCTGTGGCTGGCCGACCGCTCCGGTGGTTTCCACTTCGACTACGACGAAGAAAGCGGCAAGTGGGTGTGCGAAAAGAGCGAAGAGCTGCTGGGCGAAATGCTCGAGCGCATCGTCTGGGAACGTGCCGGCGAAAAGCTGGACTTCGACGAGATCTGA
- the lptM gene encoding LPS translocon maturation chaperone LptM: protein MKRLTSSLAALIAVACLVSACGQKGPLYLPDDGKDGKAPKSAHQHQHAHPAEQQDDAEQAQPEE, encoded by the coding sequence ATGAAACGCCTGACTTCCTCCCTCGCCGCCCTGATCGCGGTTGCCTGCCTCGTTTCGGCCTGCGGCCAGAAAGGCCCGCTCTACCTGCCCGACGACGGCAAGGACGGCAAAGCCCCGAAAAGCGCCCACCAGCACCAGCACGCGCACCCGGCCGAGCAGCAGGACGACGCGGAACAAGCGCAGCCCGAGGAATAA
- the hemC gene encoding hydroxymethylbilane synthase: MSTREIRIATRKSALALWQAEYVKARLEQAHPGLLVTLVPMVSRGDKLLDAPLAKIGGKGLFVKELETALLDNEADIAVHSMKDVPMDFPEGLGLYCICEREDPRDAFVSNTFESLEALPAGSVVGTSSLRRQAQLLARRPDLKIQFLRGNVNTRLAKLDAGEYDAIILAAAGLIRLGFENRITSSISVDDSLPAGGQGAVGIECRSADSEIHALLAPLHHVDTADRVVAERALNKRLNGGCQVPIACYAVLEGQQLWLRGLVGQPSGGTLLVADARAPRGDGEALGVQVAEALLAQGAEAILKEVYGEAGHP, from the coding sequence ATGTCCACTCGCGAAATCCGCATTGCCACCCGTAAAAGTGCCTTGGCCCTGTGGCAGGCCGAGTATGTCAAAGCCCGCCTGGAGCAGGCCCACCCGGGCCTGCTGGTAACGCTTGTGCCCATGGTCAGCCGTGGCGACAAGCTGCTTGACGCCCCGCTGGCGAAAATCGGTGGCAAGGGCCTGTTCGTCAAGGAGCTGGAAACCGCCCTGCTCGACAACGAAGCCGACATTGCCGTGCACTCGATGAAAGACGTGCCCATGGACTTCCCCGAAGGCCTGGGCCTGTATTGCATCTGCGAGCGTGAAGACCCGCGCGACGCCTTCGTTTCCAACACCTTCGAAAGCCTTGAGGCGCTGCCGGCCGGCAGCGTGGTCGGCACCTCTAGCCTGCGCCGCCAGGCCCAGCTGCTGGCGCGCCGTCCGGACCTGAAAATCCAGTTTCTGCGCGGCAACGTCAACACCCGCCTAGCCAAGCTCGATGCTGGCGAGTACGACGCCATCATCCTCGCCGCCGCCGGGCTGATTCGCCTGGGCTTCGAAAACCGCATCACCTCGAGCATCAGCGTCGACGACAGCCTGCCGGCGGGCGGGCAGGGCGCGGTGGGCATCGAATGCCGCAGCGCCGACAGCGAAATTCACGCCCTGCTGGCGCCGCTGCACCATGTCGATACCGCCGACCGCGTTGTTGCCGAGCGCGCCCTGAACAAACGCCTGAACGGCGGCTGCCAGGTGCCGATTGCCTGCTACGCGGTGCTTGAAGGCCAGCAGCTGTGGCTGCGCGGCTTGGTCGGCCAGCCTTCCGGCGGCACCTTGCTGGTGGCCGATGCCCGCGCCCCGCGCGGCGACGGCGAGGCTCTCGGCGTGCAGGTGGCCGAGGCGCTGCTGGCCCAGGGCGCCGAGGCGATTCTGAAGGAAGTGTACGGCGAGGCCGGCCACCCGTGA
- a CDS encoding glutathione S-transferase, protein MLKLHGFAVSNYYNMVKLALLEKGLPFEEVLFFGGASAQALAVSPRGKVPVLETEHGFLSETGVILDYIEQTQPGKALLPADAFGQAKVRELLKEIELYIELPARTCYAEAFFGAAVEPLIKERARADLLAGFATLKRNGRFAPYVAGEQMTIADLMFGFSVDLACLVGKKVLNIDFLADFPQAAELLKKLGENPHMARIVADKDAAMPAFMEMIKSGKR, encoded by the coding sequence ATGCTCAAGCTTCATGGATTTGCGGTCAGCAACTACTACAACATGGTCAAGCTGGCCCTGCTGGAAAAGGGCCTGCCGTTCGAGGAGGTGCTGTTCTTCGGTGGCGCATCTGCCCAGGCACTGGCGGTCAGCCCCAGGGGCAAGGTGCCGGTGCTTGAGACCGAGCACGGTTTTCTCAGCGAAACCGGGGTGATCCTCGACTACATCGAGCAGACCCAACCGGGCAAGGCGCTGCTGCCGGCAGACGCTTTCGGCCAGGCCAAGGTGCGCGAACTGCTCAAGGAGATCGAGCTTTACATCGAGTTGCCGGCACGTACCTGCTACGCCGAGGCATTCTTTGGTGCTGCGGTCGAGCCGCTGATCAAGGAGCGTGCCCGGGCTGACCTGCTGGCGGGTTTTGCCACCCTCAAGCGCAATGGCCGCTTTGCGCCCTATGTGGCGGGTGAGCAGATGACCATCGCCGACCTGATGTTCGGCTTTTCGGTGGACCTGGCCTGCCTGGTGGGCAAGAAGGTGCTGAACATCGACTTCCTGGCGGACTTCCCGCAGGCGGCCGAGTTGCTCAAGAAGCTGGGTGAGAACCCGCACATGGCGCGGATCGTGGCAGACAAGGACGCGGCGATGCCGGCGTTCATGGAGATGATCAAGAGCGGCAAGCGCTGA
- the dapF gene encoding diaminopimelate epimerase, with translation MLLRFTKMHGLGNDFMVLDLVSQHAHIQPKHAKQWGDRNTGVGFDQLLIVEAPSNPEVDFRYRIFNADGSEVEQCGNGARCFARFVLDKRLTAKKRIRVETKGGIIELDVRNDGQVCVDMGPPRLAPAEIPFVADQQALSYPLEVDGQVYPIAAVSMGNPHSVLRVDDINSAPVHELGPKIEHHPRFPQRVNAGFIQVIDRHRANLRVWERGAGETQACGTGACAAAVAAIAQGWMDSPVSIDLPGGRLSIEWGGPGKPVLMTGPAVRVFEGQVRL, from the coding sequence ATGCTGCTGCGTTTTACCAAGATGCACGGGCTGGGCAACGACTTCATGGTCCTCGACCTGGTCAGCCAGCACGCGCACATCCAGCCCAAGCACGCCAAGCAATGGGGTGACCGCAACACCGGCGTCGGCTTCGACCAGCTGCTGATCGTCGAGGCGCCGAGCAACCCCGAGGTCGACTTCCGCTACCGCATTTTCAACGCCGACGGTTCGGAAGTTGAACAGTGCGGCAACGGCGCGCGCTGCTTCGCCCGCTTCGTGCTGGACAAGCGCCTGACCGCCAAGAAGCGCATTCGCGTCGAAACCAAGGGCGGCATCATCGAGCTGGACGTACGCAACGATGGCCAGGTCTGTGTCGACATGGGCCCGCCGCGCCTGGCGCCGGCCGAAATCCCCTTCGTCGCCGACCAGCAGGCGCTGAGTTACCCGCTGGAAGTCGACGGCCAGGTCTACCCGATCGCCGCCGTGTCCATGGGCAACCCGCACTCGGTGCTGCGCGTCGACGACATTAACAGCGCACCGGTGCATGAACTGGGGCCGAAAATCGAGCACCACCCGCGCTTCCCGCAGCGGGTCAATGCCGGCTTCATCCAGGTGATCGACCGCCACCGCGCCAACCTGCGGGTTTGGGAGCGCGGTGCCGGTGAAACCCAGGCCTGCGGTACCGGCGCCTGCGCCGCTGCCGTGGCAGCCATCGCCCAGGGCTGGATGGACTCGCCAGTGTCCATCGACCTGCCGGGCGGGCGCCTGAGTATCGAATGGGGCGGCCCAGGCAAACCGGTGTTGATGACCGGCCCTGCCGTACGCGTTTTCGAAGGACAGGTTCGTCTCTAA
- a CDS encoding DUF1289 domain-containing protein has product MTTAPRPPKPLYSNVSPAVPSPCISVCRLDEHKVCTGCHRHVEHIREWRAADDERRRQICREALALKARAQA; this is encoded by the coding sequence ATGACCACCGCCCCTCGGCCACCGAAGCCGCTGTACAGCAACGTCAGCCCGGCGGTTCCCTCACCTTGTATCAGCGTATGTCGGCTGGATGAGCACAAGGTATGTACCGGCTGCCACCGCCATGTCGAGCATATCCGCGAGTGGCGGGCGGCCGACGACGAACGGCGGCGGCAGATCTGCCGCGAGGCCCTGGCCTTGAAAGCGCGGGCGCAGGCATAG
- the lysA gene encoding diaminopimelate decarboxylase: MDAFNYRGGQLHAEGVSLSAIAERFGTPTYVYSRAHIEAQYRSYTDALQGSEHLVCFAVKANSNLGVLNLLARLGAGFDIVSGGELERVLAAGGRADRVVFSGVGKTREDMRRALEVGVLCFNVESTDELERLQVVAAEMGKVAPVSLRVNPDVDAGTHPYISTGLKENKFGIAISDAEAIYVRAAQLPNLDVVGVDCHIGSQLTTVEPFLDALDRLLVLVDRLAECGIHLRHLDLGGGVGVRYRDEQPPLLADYIQAIRARLGERDLALVFEPGRYIVANAGVLLTRVEYLKHTEHKDFAIVDAAMNDLIRPALYQAWMGVSAVTPREGEGRSYDVVGPICETGDFLAKDRVLNLAEGDLLAVQSAGAYGFVMSSNYNTRGRCAEVLVDGDQAFEVRRRETVAELFAGESLLPE, from the coding sequence ATGGACGCATTCAACTACCGCGGCGGCCAGCTGCACGCGGAAGGGGTGAGCCTGTCGGCCATCGCCGAGCGTTTCGGCACCCCCACCTACGTGTACTCGCGCGCCCACATCGAGGCCCAGTACCGCAGCTACACCGATGCCCTGCAAGGCAGCGAGCACCTGGTGTGCTTCGCGGTCAAGGCCAACTCCAACCTGGGCGTGCTGAACCTGCTGGCGCGCCTGGGCGCAGGCTTCGACATCGTCTCCGGCGGTGAGCTGGAGCGTGTACTGGCCGCTGGCGGGCGCGCCGACCGCGTGGTGTTCTCCGGCGTCGGCAAAACCCGGGAAGACATGCGCCGCGCCCTCGAAGTGGGCGTGCTCTGCTTCAACGTCGAGTCCACCGACGAGCTCGAGCGCCTGCAAGTAGTGGCGGCCGAGATGGGCAAGGTTGCCCCGGTATCGCTGCGGGTCAACCCCGACGTCGACGCCGGCACCCACCCGTACATCTCCACCGGGCTTAAAGAGAACAAGTTCGGCATCGCCATCAGCGACGCCGAAGCCATCTACGTACGCGCCGCACAGCTGCCGAACCTCGACGTGGTCGGTGTCGACTGCCACATCGGCTCGCAGCTGACCACGGTCGAACCCTTCCTCGACGCCCTCGACCGCTTGCTGGTGCTGGTCGACCGCCTGGCCGAGTGCGGCATTCACCTGCGCCACCTCGACCTGGGCGGCGGCGTGGGCGTGCGTTATCGCGACGAACAGCCGCCGCTGCTGGCCGACTACATCCAGGCCATTCGCGCGCGCCTGGGCGAGCGCGACCTGGCCCTGGTATTCGAGCCGGGCCGCTACATCGTGGCCAACGCCGGCGTGCTGCTGACCCGCGTGGAATACCTCAAGCACACCGAACACAAGGACTTCGCCATCGTCGACGCGGCGATGAACGACCTGATCCGCCCGGCCCTGTACCAGGCCTGGATGGGCGTCAGTGCCGTCACCCCGCGCGAAGGCGAAGGCCGCAGCTATGACGTGGTCGGGCCGATCTGCGAGACCGGCGACTTCCTCGCCAAGGACCGCGTGCTCAACCTCGCCGAGGGCGACCTGCTGGCCGTGCAGTCGGCAGGCGCCTATGGTTTCGTCATGAGCTCCAACTACAACACCCGTGGCCGCTGCGCCGAAGTGCTGGTCGATGGTGACCAGGCCTTCGAAGTGCGCCGCCGCGAGACCGTCGCAGAACTGTTTGCTGGCGAAAGCCTGCTGCCGGAGTAA